From the genome of Numenius arquata chromosome 9, bNumArq3.hap1.1, whole genome shotgun sequence:
CTTGTGCCTGGCTACTACTTGGTTTATAAACCAAGACGAGCTTatcagcaggtcacaggaggcaACCAGAAAGATCAGGGACACCCAGGTAAACGCTGAAGTCCCTCTCACCTTGTGGCACCGGGTTTGACCCCCAGCATGTCCCAGCTGTCCTTGCTGTTGCGGATCCTGCGAATGGCATCTGCCTGCTCTTTGGTGAAGCCGACCCCCACGCTGGAGGGGGGACGCTTCCCACCGTTGTCACACAGGTCGATGATGGCAGAGTAAAAAGTCTGCGGGCACAAGGAGGAGTTAGGGGGAAGGAAGGGTCCCCAAAGGCACTGGCAGCACATAGTGGACCTCACACTGCCCTCACTGACTGCAGGCTCATCCTCCGAAACATGGGGGAACATTTGGATGACCACTAAATGTTCACTCCCCGCTGCCTGGGCCGTGGTGGGCTGGGATACCCCAGTCTGGGGAGACCAGGTCCCTGCAAAAACCATGGGACAGACTGAGGAGGAGGCCAGACCTCACGTTTCTCTCAAACCCACTTCAGCTCAGTGCTAGACCCCAATAGGTGACATGGGCACCTCTGCATTGTGTTCCCAGTGCAGCAAGAGGGATCATAAACTCTGAACAACGCAATGGTAGGGCCAGTTCAGGACTGGGAGGACCAATACAGGCCCTGAGCCAAACAGCTACGGCTTTCTCGGGGCGGCATTTCACTGGGAAGACACCTCTGGAGCAGAGGGTCAACTGGTTTTGTGGGATCCAGGCAGCTGAGGAGACATTCTGCCATCAAATCCTGTCTCAGTGTGGTGTCTGTGCCCTTACCCACTTTCATACCTCACCTGAAACATCTCGTTGATGCCTTCTCCTGTTTGTGCTGACGTCTCAAAGTAGAGAAAGCCCCGACTCTCTGCCCAGAGCCGCCCCTCGCTTTCGTCCACACTGCGGTGCTTGGTGCAGTCAATCTAGAGCAGGAAAAAACGGCAGGGATCAGAGCTCAACCAgggcctgcagcagcagccagaggaacACAGCTCCAAGGCTGATCATCTAAGCGCAGGTAAGGGACACGTCTGGTTGGGGAGGCCGTTTGCTTATCCTGAAGAGATGGCGGCAGCGTGgaaagcaagcacagaaaatTCAACTGAAAAGCCCTTTGCGAGTTTTTCTAATCCAGAGACAACATCACCTCTACTTGGTCCCTTCCTGACTGATGTGTGGCCACCACATTCTCAAAACTCCATTGAAATACGGTTTCCAGTGCTCCTCACACACAGATCTGGCTCTTAAAAAGTCTTCCCTACAACCTAACAGTATTTCCCTTGCTACAGCTGGAGctcaacacagaatcacagaatgatatggggttggaagggacctctggagatcatcgcgtccaaccccctgccagagcagggtcacccagagcaggttgcacaggaacgtgtccaggcggggtttgaacgtctccagagaaggagactccaccatctctctgggcagcctcttccagggctctgccaccctcacaggaaataagttcctcctcatgttgagatggaacttcttatgctcaagtttgtgcccgttccctcttgtcctgtccctgggcaccactgagaaaagcctggccccatcctcctgacacccacccttgaagtatttataggcgttgatcagatcccccccagccttctcttctccagactaaacagacccaagtccctcagcctttcctcagcagagagatgttcttagccccctcatcatctttgtagccctctgctgtcccctctccagcagttctccgtccttcttgaactggggagcccagaactggacccagtgctccagctgtggcctcatcagtgcagagcagagggacaggatgacctccctccacctgctggtcacactctttttgatgcaccccaggatgccattggccttcttggccacaagggcacattgctggctcacgggcatcctgttgttcaccaggactcccaggtctttttccacagagctgctctccagcaggtcacccccaacctgcaCTGGTGCATGTGGTGCATAAGCCCACAGCTTGGGCTCAGGCTGGGAACACAACGAGCCCCGAGGGCTGGAAATCAGGGCCGCGCCGCAGCCTGGCTCCCCGCCACAGCCCACCTTGTTTGCGCAGACAACGAAGACAACGTTCTCCATGTTCCCGTGGGGGCCCAGCTCCTGCTTCATCTCAGCCAGCCACGCGTCCAGAGCATCGAATGACTCCTTCTGTCCCACGTCGTAGACCAGGATGACCCCCTGCGTGTCCTTGTAAAACTCATTCCTCACCTGCGGGGACAAAGGCAGGGCGCTGGCATTGGTGACAGCCCAGCAGATGCGGGTGATCACCATTTACCCGGTACCTATTTGGTTCTGTGATAAAAATCCCATCCCCACACAAAGAGAAGATCACAGAAAAAGGACAGATGGGGGAACACAAATAATACCCTCACTGTGCTGCCAGAGAAGAGCGATCAGCCCGTAAAATACTCACCTCcacgcaaaaaaacccacagatacATGATGGCAGACAAGGTGTCAGACCCACTGGAAGGCCTGGGAGTCAACTGAGACACCCGTGTGTCCCCCGTGTGTGGCAGCAGGGAAGAGCGAGGATCCAGGGCCAGTTACTGGTGATACTGAAGGGATCCGCAGGATGTCTCTCTGTGCGTGTGGGTGTGTGTAAGGGGGGCTgtaccagcagctggaggggggctgcagcctctggggctTGTGTGCCCagtgccagcaactggggagaccGAGGATCCCCAGGACAGCTGCTGGATTAGTGTCTAAGGTCAGCTACAGGACAGATATTGGAAtaaaatagactatttcagttggaaaggacgtacaaaaatcatctagtccaactgcttgaccacttcagggctgaccaaaagttaaagcatgttactAAGGGCAATTTCCAAACAccttttaaacactgacaggtttggggcatctaccacctctctaggaagcccattccagtgttcaaccaccctcttggtaaagaaatgcttcctcatgtcccatctaaacctcccctggtgcagctttgaaccattcccaggcgtcctggatcccagggagaaaagCTCAGCATCAACAGAACATTTACAATTAAGAATGAGTATGCATTACACTGTTAAAACAATACGATTATAATGGGTAAACATTTAATGTTGCTTTCTCCCACTTGTGAGCCCACTTTATTACTTCGTTTATGATTTAAAACCAATATTAGTGGCGAGCACAATCACTCCTTTGTGCCAGCTCTCCAAAATGGATGCGGTAGTTTATGTGTTCAAATCCTAAAGTTTTATCCTGCAAGCTCCTTTTTGTAAATAacactgtttattttttgtataGCCACTAATAATGGAATGGCatggaatatttcagttggaagggacctacaccaatcatctagtccaactgcaagTGTTCTACAGCACTTTGGTCATGGACTAGGATGCCAGTACGTGACAAATGCCCAAGGTAAGCTCCAAAGATCTCCCAATCTGAGTAAATTTAACTTCAAACTGGGCAAATTCCTAAGCACAAGGAGCCACTTTGAAATAGGGCTAGCAACGTTGAGTAGTGGCTTGTAAAAGCCAAACCTTTTTTGGGTTATTCTTTCTATCAGAGCTGTTTGTGCCTTTATAGCTTTCAGTTTTAAtacctttgttttccttctcctgatCAGGCAGAAAGACCAAGATGAAGCATCTGGTGCTGCTTGTGCCAGCGCTGGCTGTTTCTGTGTTGATCTGCAGATcaatgtatacatacatatatgtctTGTATAGCTGTACCTGTGTGTGCCTGCTGGGTTGGACCTCGGAGTATGGAGCTGTGGCTCCTGGATTCGGCAACCCCGAGCAGCAGGGAGTCACTGCTCCCAGAGAGACAGTGAGGATTTCCAGTGCTGGCCTCCGTGGCAGGAAAGAAGGTGGTGTGTTGTAGAAGAGAAAGCTCGTAAGTAATGTATTTTCAAGTTTGCCACCCCCAAACCAAGTTTTGgacagagctgaggaaagctgACGGGTGCCAAAGGCTTCTGAGATGGACTGGTTGAGGCTGGAGTCGGGCCTACCTTACCTCGTAGAAGAACGGGTGCCCTGCCATGTCAAAGATGTTCACCTTGATCTCTCGGTCCCTGATCTGCACTCTGAAAGAGAAGTGGGAAACGCTTCAGAAGCTTCTCCCTCAGCTCCTGCACACAGAGTCCCTGCAGGAACACCCCTTATCTCTGCCAGCCCTTTGCAGAGCAAGAGCTGGGTGACCGGGGACAGAAAAATCAGTAAGAAGTTCCGAGTGCCGGGGTTTAACGGCCAGAAAATTGCCCCTAGAGCCAGTCAGACAAGGAGGAGAGCACCAGCTCTGGATGTAACACAGTAACGGGGAGCTGTGCTACCAGAGGAAGGCTGATTATGCCAATTATCTTATTATTGAAGCAGAAATGCAGATTATGCCATGGAAACTAAGCAGCCTCGGCAAAGCCAAGCACGTCTGGTTCAGTGTTGTCActctggagcagctggagctccTCACCGCAAAGGTACTCACTTTGTGACACCGTAGTCGATACCAATAGTCGCCAGGTATTTGGGAACGAACCTCTTCTCACAGTAACGCTTTATAATGCAGCtctgggagaaaggaaaagggagtttCAGCAGGAGGGCACTGCACACCATAATATTCATGTTACTGGGGAATTTGCCGACAGCCCCcagccagctggatggctgcagaaataaaaagtgtCTAAACTAACTAATTAACCCACAACTAAAGCCCCGAACTTTACCAGGAACAGTTTCCTTTCTGCAAAGGAAGGAAAGCCCAGGATCCCAGGCCCTGGGTGTCAGTTATTCTGTAGGTGTTCGGAGACAGGAGTGTCAAGAAGCTGATTTATTCCCCTACAGAAAGCATCCAGCCTATAGGAGCTGTAGGGTTGGGCACAGCCAGCTCCCCAGAAGCCATAAAGAACATTTTGGCAGCCCAAGAAGCGAATTTAGGGTCACAACAGATCCCTTCACCCCCACTTTTGCCCCTGACTGGCACATACTGCTTAGGGAGAGGAGTTGGCTGCTATCAGCTGTTGAGAGATAAATGCCTCAACAAACACCACCTGCCACCTCTTTTCCCACTCTCTCTCTTCTGTTAGACCCCTCAGGATTTTCTTGCCATCAGGAAGGCATTCGCCTGCCTCGAGGGAGTCCTCGTGCTGTCAGCAGTTTAACAGAACTGCGTTTATTTAGCAAACAAAAAGAGGGCAGAACTTAACAGAACACGGCTCGGAGAAAAGATAAAACCTCGGAGAAGAGCTGGGTCCTTcaccagagcaggaggaaagagaaaacccTGACTAAAGCCAAACCGGCCAGGGGTGGGATTCCCCCAGTGCCCCCGAGGAAAGCACCAAGGGCTGGATCCCCACGTTCTGCCCTCAGGCACCGCCGTACCCGTGGCTGGAGCCCGGCCATGCAGGCTCCCTCGGAAGGAGGCGGACACGGGAACGGCTGTTCCCCTCTCCCACACAGAGGGGAACGCTCCGAGGCCCAGCAGGCCCGTGAGGCACGCGACGGCTACGAAGAAGGCCGCTGAAAGGAGCGGGCGCCGCCATGATACCCGCCGCCAGCCGCCCtaggccccgccccttcccacgCGGCCAATCAAACCTGGCGTTGAGAGGCGAGGCCCCGCCCCGAAGCTGTCAATCTCCCACCCGCCCCAACCTCCCGCCTCGCGCCGCACGCCGCTGCCTGCCTCTGATTGGCTCCCGCCGGTCGGCTCAGCCACCAATCCGCGGCCTCGCCAGTAGGGTAgccgcctccccccggctccctaTTGGCTAAATGTCCTGCCCGCCACCGCCTGCCCGCCAATGGCAGCNNNNNNNNNNNNNNNNNNNNNNNNNNNNNNNNNNNNNNNNNNNNNNNNNNNNNNNNNNNNNNNNNNNNNNNNNNNNNNNNNNNNNNNNNNNNNNNNNNNNNNNNNNNNNNNNNNNNNNNNNNNNNNNNNNNNNNNNNNNNNNNNNNNNNNNNNNNNNNNNNNNNNNNNNNNNNNNNNNNNNNNNNNNNNNNNNNNNNNNNGGCCTCGCCAGTAGGGTAGCCGCCTACCCCCGGCTCCCTATTGGCTAAATGTCCTGCCCGCCACCGCCTGCCCGCCAATGGCAGCGCCTCACCTTGCCCACCTCCGCGTTGCCCATGGAGATGACTTTAATTCGCAGCGACTTGCGCGTCTCCTTCCGCTTCGGCGGATTCGCCTCCATGGCGGGCCAGGGAGGcgcgggccgggctgggcccgGTTGAGGCGGCGGGAGGAAGCGCGGGGGGCCCGGGGCCGCCTCGCCGCCCTGCGCCGCCGCTCACGCGAGACTTCCGCCCCCGGCCCGAACGTCTCGCGAGATTTGGCGAGAGCGGCGGCGCGCGCCCCCCTGCGGGGAACCGCTACCGaccggccgggggcggggccgggggcggggccgggggcggggccgggggcggggccgggggcgggggcggggccgggggcggggccggggcgggtaCTGTCTGTACCGCCTGTAccgccctgcctgtaccgcctgTAACTGCCTGTACCGCCTGTAccgccctgcctgtaccgcctgTAACTGCCTGTACCGCCTGTACTGCACTGCCTGTAACTGCCTGTACCGCCTGTAACTGCCTGTATCGCCTGTACTGCACTGCCTGTAACTGCCTGTAccgccctgcctgcactgcctgtaACTGCCTGTACCGCCTgtactgcctgccctgcctgtgacTGCCTACATGTACCACCTGtactgcctgcactgcctgtactgccctgcctgtaccgcctgTACTGCCTGTACCGCCTGTGCCGCCTGtactgccctgcctgcactgtaCTGCCTGTGGCAGATGGCAAGGACATcttcacaggatggtttgggtgggaagggaccttaaagcccccccagtgccaccccctgccctggacagggacacctcccaccacaccaggttgctccaagccccctccaacctggccttgaacccctccagggatggggcagccacagcttctctgggcaacctgggccaggctctcaccaccctcacagcaaagaacttcttccttctatctagtctaaatctcccccctttcagttggaaaccatcaccccttgtcgtACCGACTTGTCCCCTCTGTCTTCTGGCTCCCTCCTGGCTGGCCACGAGAAGCTGCTTTCTGCTGGGTCTGTTATGGGCTGTTTGGGATCTTCTGCCTCATTATCTGCTCTCATAAATCTCTGCCACAAGCCTCCTGCCATTATCCATCTCCGGGCGTTTCGTGGCTCTGGCTCTGTTCTTCATCTTCACGTCACCTCATCTTCAGCTATGTTCTTCTTTCTTATCTTCGGTCCGTTCTTCATCTTCCCGCTGTCTGGCCCTTTGCTGACACCAGGCACACCTCTCCGTGCCAGTCGAAGCGGATTCCTTTAACCCTTCCTTCCCTGGTCCTCCGCATCCCTGTGCAGACCTTTCTGCTCGTCTTGTTTCTCTCAAATCCCTCTGGGCAGCTGGTTTGGGTGAGTTCAGCCCTTCCTTCTTCAGATGGTGGGAACATCTCTGGGCAGCTCCTCGCCTTGGCCCGGGGCATTGTCCCCCTTCCCGAGCTCAGTAGCAGCGTAGGAACGGGCTTAGAATTCCCAGCGCAGGAGCCAAGTGCTGCCTGGCCCCGATCCCAGCGCCATGAAAGAAGTGAGATTGAGGTTTTCTTTGGGCATTTCATCCCGGGCCGAGCCTGTCTAGTttcaaaaagaggagaaagaaaaaaggttattattttttctctccttgttttgcTGCCAGATGTAAAGCCCCCTGTGGGGTTCCCTCCGGCTTGGGAGGAACGGAgccctccccttcttccctcccccccgtgCAGGGACAGGAGGACGGAGGGGGATGGCTTAGCACCGTGGCAACTTCTTGGCCAAGTTTGGCCAGCGTGAGGGCTTCCAGCAGGTTGGGGAATATATATAGGTTGGGGATGGGGTACCAGACACCAGACCAGCAGCTTTAGGGATAAACAATTTATCTCTAAATAACGGCACAGTGATAAATACAGATCAGTAGTGCAATTATCCAGGTCATCATGTCACTAAATCCAGTAATTCACTCATACGGGGGTGGAATTAATATCTGAGTGTGCAAAGGGTGACACGACGGTGGACATCAGGCGGGAAGCAGGGCATGGCTGCTTCTCCAGACAAGCGACTTGGACCAGCCATCCAGGCTTGGGTTCTCCCGGATTCCCTGATGGGACCTTcctttttaattgctgctttgcAGAAGGAGCATTTTGGGCTTCTTTACTCCTCATCACATCCCGCCTCCGCGTCCTTTCTGTGTTCTGCCCTTGGAAAAACTGTGTGACACAGCGCCAGCcctgcttttctccccttctctggggagaccttggagccccttccagtccctcaaggggctccaggaaagctggggaaggacttttCATGAGGGAGgagagccctaggaggagggggaagggtttgacactgacagaggggagatggagctgagatgtggggaagaagttctttggtgtgagggtggtgagagcctggcccaggttgcccagagaagctgtggctgccccatccctggaggggttcaaggccaggttggatggggcttggagcaagctggtgtggtgggaggtgtccctgcccagggcaggggggtggcagtggatggtctctaaggtcccttcccacccaaactattctgtgattctatggagaCATGCAGAGAGCTGCGAGAGGTGGATCGTTGCATGTGGGAACCATCAGAGCCCGTCCCCGGGCGTCGTGCAGGCGACGTGGCGAGTGTAGCAGCCATGGGGTGGTGGCCCCTGGGCTCGGGATGCGGGTCGCCCCTAGGATTGTGGCCGGGGAAGGGATGCAGGGCTCGATACCGGAGACCCCACTGCAGTTGTCACAGCAGCTCCGTGGCCATGGAAACAGCCGCGAGAGAGCaggggggatgcagggaaggagggagcagacAGACCAGGGATGGACCTGTCTGACAAAGGAGGTGCCCGGGTCAAGCAGCTCCTGGTCACCCTCCTGGCATGACTGTCACAGCTCCGGCTGCCTCCTGGTTGCTGCCTTCCCCCAGTGGCCGCCAGCCACCTCCCTCTGAGCCATCCCGGAGAGGGATcccagggctcgggacacagccATCCGTCTTGGTGCCCCATACGCCCACCCTGCCCTCCATGCTGAGCTCTGAACAGCCTTTCTGAGCCCTGGGCGAGGACGTGGCCGGGTGTCCTGAGAGCATCCCAGGTCCCCAAGAGATTCGGCGTCCCCGCTTGCCGGCTGGAGGGGTGAGGGGGACCGTGCCCTGCTGGAGAGA
Proteins encoded in this window:
- the DNAJC27 gene encoding dnaJ homolog subfamily C member 27 isoform X1, which translates into the protein MEANPPKRKETRKSLRIKVISMGNAEVGKSCIIKRYCEKRFVPKYLATIGIDYGVTKVQIRDREIKVNIFDMAGHPFFYEVRNEFYKDTQGVILVYDVGQKESFDALDAWLAEMKQELGPHGNMENVVFVVCANKIDCTKHRSVDESEGRLWAESRGFLYFETSAQTGEGINEMFQTFYSAIIDLCDNGGKRPPSSVGVGFTKEQADAIRRIRNSKDSWDMLGVKPGATRDEVNKAYRKLAVLLHPDKCVAPGSEDAFKAVVNARTALLKNIKTLEFPGNLPACLVEETT
- the DNAJC27 gene encoding dnaJ homolog subfamily C member 27 isoform X2 produces the protein MEANPPKRKETRKSLRIKVISMGNAEVGKSCIIKRYCEKRFVPKYLATIGIDYGVTKVQIRDREIKVNIFDMAGHPFFYEVRNEFYKDTQGVILVYDVGQKESFDALDAWLAEMKQELGPHGNMENVVFVVCANKIDCTKHRSVDESEGRLWAESRGFLYFETSAQTGEGINEMFQTFYSAIIDLCDNGGKRPPSSVGVGFTKEQADAIRRIRNSKDSWDMLGVKPGATRDEVNKAYRKLAVLLHPDKCVAPGSEDAFKAVVNARTALLKNIK